The Alnus glutinosa chromosome 3, dhAlnGlut1.1, whole genome shotgun sequence nucleotide sequence ttaccattaaaatataatatttttcaatctcaaaattcaacatccaaacacaattttttacctcgatatttgtaaatagaattagaattcaattctaattctcaaaattcaatacccaaacgcaccattagaAAACAACAACGAATTTTCTCACCCAACACAGCCGCCCCTAAGGGAGGAGGAGGGGCGAAGATGGGTTGAGAAGCTCCCTCCGGGGTGAGTTGAAAAGTCAAGTTAGCACCACTTGAGCTGCTTGGGAAAGGGGCAGGATTACTAGAagaaccaaaaccaacaaatgaACTTACTGGAGCAGGAGGAGCATCCAGAGACACAAAGGACAACATCTCTGGTGTCGTCAAGGGTGGAAAGACAAACGGCTTGGCGGAATCAACCGCTGGATGAAGATGCAGACATCTTGACCCACCCCCAGGGGTTGACAGACCCTGAACCACCACATAATCTGCCGCTGAAGACATCTCTGGCCGAAGAGAGCTCCCATGGGCAATCGGCGGACATAGACAGCACTTCGCATAGACATTACCCGCTACAGGATCCGACACAGGACCCGAACCCTTAGTGGCTTTCGTGTCAAATGATTCTATGAGTTTGGGTTTCGGCAAGAGCCGGCCCAAACGAAATTTTTTGCTCTTGAGGCCCAGACCAGACCCAGCAGACCGACCCAAAAGTTTCCCAACAACCCGGCCCATAACTAAGTTGAATCTGAAGAGCAGCTTGCTCCATTTACGCAAGTTCAAACGAAAATTAGACCCCCTAGCAGAGCCTGCCGAGCCTCGAGCAGAACAACCAGCATCAACCTTCTTCATACCCAACAGACACAGCGGCTTCACTTTATGCTTCGGCTCAAGCGGAGGAATCTCCAACACAGAGCAATCCACCGCCGATTTCAAAGCCTCACGATCAGCAGACCTCACCGCCGGGAGGATATCAAGAGCACAAGGCTCCGCCAACGGAGCCCACATTCTGGAATGAAACGACAATCATAAGTttgagaaaataattaagagaaggCAAGTGAAACGACCAAGCCGAGGGAAAGATTCGAGAAGCACCGAGAATCCTATCAGGTGTGTTAATTTCTAGGGCTTGTTGCTTGCATAAGTGTATCATGTGGAATTTAGGGTTAATTTTTCAATGCGGTAGAAGGTGGCTTCTGAATGATAGAAGACAAattgtatactttttttttgttggttttttttccAAGGGGAGGTAAAAGAGTTTGGATTGTCAAAATGATttaaattagagaaattctggTCATTTGAGTTGGTTGCCTCGAATTTACGATTTATTGCTATTTGTATGAGAAGTAGTGTAGTACGTGTTATCAATGAACTAATATGGTATTTTATGTTATTAGGGAGTTCCAGTGAACTTCGTAGTACGAGAAACATCTGATTTAGTAATTCAAGCGGTATGGACTTTGATGTGGGAACTAGTTTAGAAGTTGTATCTCAGTacaagaaaagaaggatccctcATAAGACTGATTTTCAGTCATGTAAGGTTTTGAGAGGGATTGAAGTTATCTTGCCTAATTTAAGATCGGCTGATTATTATATGAAACCCTGTTTGAAGGAGTTGGCTGCCCGGGAGCTTGTAGACCCTGGTTATTGTAGCCGAGTTTTGGATTTCACGATTGGGAGGGTTGGTTATGGATCAGTCAAATATCTTGGGGAGACTGACATTAGACAGTTAGATTTAGATGACATTGTGAAGTTCCATAGGCATGAGGTAGTTGTGTATGAAGATGAAAATGCCAAGCCGGTGGTTGGGCAGGGACTTAACAAGGCTGCTGAGGTGACTTTGGTCCTTCGAGTAAGATCACTCGGTTTTGAAGAGGGGAAACTGGAGATGATTGGGGACACATTAAGAATGAGTGCAGAGAGACAAGGGGCTCACTTCATTTCTTTCGACCCAGCAAATGGTGAATGGAAATTCTTGGTTCAACATTTCAGCAGATTTGGATTGAgtgaagatgatgaagaagatattgTGATAGATGATGCAACTGTAGCTCAGAATCCTGTGGGGGTGAATGGCGGTGAGATTTCTGATATTGATGAAGAAGAACACGTGGGCCCCAATGGTGTTTTGCTCTCTCATTCTCTTCCAGCACATCTTGGGCTTGACCCTGTAAGAATGAGAGAAATGAAAATGTTGATGTTTCCTGACGAGGAAGAGGAGGCAGAAGATTTTAAGGAAATACTGACATGTCAGAAGCCATCTTTTGGTAAAGAATACATAAGACCTTTACATAACTCTACTCAGAGGATGAGCCATCGATCTAGTCCACCAGTTGCTCGAAAAACCCCATTAGCATTGCTTGAGTACAACCATGGTAGTTTTGACTCAAACTCTCCCGGAGCTATTCTGATGGCCCCACAAAATAAGGGTATGTTGCTGAAGCCAATAAAACCTGAAGGTTCAGGTTTTAAACTGGACCTCAAGCAAGAAACACCAGTAACTGGAAGCCATTCTCGCAACATAGTGGATGCAGGTTTGTTCATGGGTAGGTCATTTCGAGTAGGGTGGGGCCCAAATGGGATCCTTGTTCACACTGGTACGCCAGTAGGTAGTAACAATTCTCAAAGAGTGTTATCGTCTGTTATCAATTTAGAGAAGGTTGCTATTGATAGAGTTGTTAGAGATGAAAATAACAAAGTCAGAGAGGAACTTATTGAGTTTGCTTTTGATTCTCCTTTAAATTTCCACAATGAGATAAATCATGAAACAAAAGAAGTTGAAGTTGGTTCCTTCAAACTGAGGCTTCTAAAACTTGTCTCAGATCGCTTAATGCTTTCAGAGATTTGTAGGAGATATGGAGATATGCTGGAGAGGAGGTTGGAAGTTCCCGGGCTAACTTCCTCTACTCGTGTGGTTTTGTCTCATCAAGTAATGGTCTGGGAATTGATAAAAGTTCTTTTTTCCAATCGGGAAAATAGTTTGAAGTTGAAGTCCTTGGGTGCTGATAACGAGGAAGACATGATGCAGGATATGAAGGAAGCTTCTTCTGAAGTTGACCTAGAAGCACTACCTCTTATTCGAAGGGCAGAGTACAGCTTATGGTTGCAAGAGACTGTTTGCCCTCGTGTACAAGATACAATAAGCTCCTTGAATGAGTCCAATTACCTAGAACATGTATTCTTACTCTTGACTGGGCGGCAGCTTGATGCAGCTGTGGAGCTGGCTGCTTCTAAAGGAGATGTGAGACTGGCTTGTTTATTAAGTCAGGCTGGTGGTTCCATGGTTAATCGTGCTGATGTTTTGCGGCAGCTTGATCTTTGGAGAATCAATAAGCTGGATTTCAGTTTCATTGAGAAGGACCGGTTAAGACTTTATGAATTGCTTTCTGGTAATATTCATGGTGCTTTGCATGATGTGAATATTGATTGGAAGAGGTTTCTAGGGTTATTGATGTGGTATCAACTACCACCTGACACTTCATTGCCTGTTGTTTTCCATGCTTATCAACATCTTCTTGTTGACGGAAAGGCTCCATATCCTGTTCCAGTGTATATTGATGAAGGACCAGTGGAAGAGGTTGTTAAATGGGGTACAGAGGAACGTTTTGACTTCTCATATTATCTTATGCTTCTTCATGCCAGTGAAGAGGGCGATTTTGGCTATTTGAAGACAATGTTCACTGCCTTATCTTCAACAAATGATCCACTTGATTACCATATGATCTGGCATCAGCGTGCAGTATTGGAAGCAATTGGTGCTATAACTTCTAATGATCTTCATGTTCTTGACATGGGACTTGTCTCGCAGCTGTTGTGTCTGGGGAAATGTCATTGGGCCATCTATGTGATCCTTCATATGCCCTACTGTGAAGATTTTCCATATCTGCATGTGAATCTCATTCGGGAAATATTGTTCCAGTACTGTGAATTGTGGAGTTCAGAAGAATCACAAACCCAGTTTATTGAGAACTTGGGTGTCCCAGCTGCGTGGCTTCATGAGGCTATGGTATGTCATtgtttcttgaatttggttgacTTTTCATATCTCTAACCCTTTCATGATGCCCTCTATTGGGTTTAGTGTGATTATTTTGCACGTTGCCGATGCTGCAAACTTGGTGAGTTTCAAATGGTTTTGCACCTAGCTTTGAAACTCCAGTCTAGCTGGTGGTGATGTTTAAGACTACCATTAATTTTCAATTCCTGGTGAAAGTTTTGTGAAAGATTATATTGTCCTCGTCTTCTACATGGATTAGATTGTAGTTAATTCCACTGGAGTAGTCTTGGATATTAAACAGAATTTCTGATTCTTTTGTTGAGTATCTCTGATTGAATTATACCATTCCTGACCAATGCAGGCAGTTTACTTTAGTTACTATGGGGATTTCTCAAAGGCACTTGAACACTTTCTTCAATGTGCACATTGGCAAAAAGCTCATACTATTTTCATAACATCGGTTGCTCATAAATTGTTCTTGGCAGGTAAAATCTCATCTATTGCTTAAGTAAGTGCTACTTGTGTActatatgagtttttttttttttttttaaaaaaaaaaatctttactaGTTGCTAAGAGTCTCTAAAGGCAATCAATCAATCATTTGGAGAATTCCTTTTTGATAGCCATACATAGTTTTGCAGAATTAATACTAGAACTTGTATAGCTAAAGTGAAGATGAtgctttacttataaaaaagcaaaaagaaaaaaaaaaagagacaatgTTGTTGTGAGATGTTCACATAATTAGATTTAGAGCATGCACCCAAAAGTTATTTGGCATGGCCTTTTGCAATGTGGATGGATGTGTCAACACCGAGGACCGAGGTGCACCATTGTGTGGTTTTAAAGTTATATAGGTTTACTTTTGAATTATTCTTCGAGGATATAATGAGAAGATTCTGATCATtagttacttataaaaaaaaaaaaaaatgattctgATCATTAGTTGGTTTATGTATATGATTGTGAGAAATTATCTTATGATATGCCTTTGAATATCATATTGGATATTCATCTATGTAGCATTTCATTTTAGCTTACATAAGTATCTTATGCTTTTGTGATCTATCATTACCTATTCCATTGAGTGATACTGTTGGCAAACTTGCATTGTCGAGCTTTAACAAAGGTTTAAAAATATGGTATTAGAAGCTTAGTTTAGAAGGTCATCTGAGCATCTGTGTCTTTAAACGTCTTGTTGACAGACATTGCAAGGAATTCCTAGAATATACTTGATGATGCAAGGGGTGAGGCatgaattttacttttaattagtcttatttaattttagagaccaattctatttttttttctttaagatttTGGTAATATTGGTCCATGTAGTTTTATTTAGGTCTTATTAGTTAATTGGTTTATTAGCATTTAGTTTTAtgtttcatttaattttcaaaagtacttatcaaaaaaaaaatttcaaaagtcaatggtgtttttattttaattcaataataattgctgaattttgttaatatttctgACTTCTCCTCCACTAGCAGAGGGAAAGGGTGAGCTTGTGTTCTGGACTCCATGTGCTTCAGTTAAGGCCACTGTTTGATCTGTTTTCCCTTTTTGCAGCCAAACACTCGGAGATATGGAGGCTTGCTACTTCTATGGAGGACCAAAAGTCAGAAATTGAAAATTGGGACCTGGGAGCTGGAATTTATATTTCATTCTATCTATTGAGAAGTTCATTGCAGGAAGATAACAATACTATGAGTGAACTGGTATGAAAGCTTATCCGAAATATTGAGATTGTTGATTTTAATAGAGTATCTTGTTCTTAATGGAGTATATTGTGTGTGTTACTCTCTACATGTAAAGCAGCAACTGCCCAACTGAACTAGATTAAGAGATCAAAGCTAACTTGTTTTAATTGAGTggttatataattataaattggTTTGGAGCTTGAACTGTGTTGTTGATATCATTCCAGGCCTAGACTGATGAATGGGCCTTTCTAGGATTTTgggttgaagaaaaaaaaggatataATGCATGTGTCCTATGTAGGCATTATCATGAATGCTTGGTGGTTTTTGGGGACAAATGACTTGTATTGGACCAGTTGTTCATTCACTTAGTTGCTTTTCCCCTTGTTGGGCTAGCATTAAAATTACCCTAAAGCGCAAAACAGCCATGGGACTGATCTGGTTGCTAGTAGGCTAGCAGAGTGAAAAAAGGAATAGCTGAAAGCTTGTTACGATAAAAAGAATATGGTCAAAGTTAATGTAGTTAATTTTAGTAGAAGAATGATAAAGGCTTGGGAATGATGATTATATTGATTTTTGGTGGCTTTTATGGTGTATCAATTCAGACAAAGGAGATTGAATACTCAAACTATTGGCCCAAATTTATGGAATATCCTCAAATGCATTGTAGTAATAACTTGTCTTTCTTTCTCTAATGTTCTTTTTTAGGATTCTTTTGTGAGCAAAAATGCTGCTTGTAGAGAGTTTCTTGGCCGGTTACATGAGTCTTTGACAGTTTTGAGTGGCAGATTACAAGTTGATGCAAGGTATGCATATCAATCCCTTGGCTTAGTTTTTGCATCCATGATAATATGCATGCAGACGCTTTTATTTTGTGAGACACTGCCAGTCTGTGGCCTCTGATATTATTTTGTCGTACCACTCCTTTGCATTCAACTACCTCATAATTGAAGCCACATATGTTCATATTTGGGCATGTACCTAATTTTAATATGTCATCCTATCATCAAAATTGGAAAAGAATTCACATTAATGTGCTTTCATAAGACAAGCATAAaagaatgaagagaaaaaatagaGTTAGAAGAGATTCAGATTTCAGAATGTGAGTGTGTGCCTGAGAGGGAGAGAGGCACCATCTTCCTCAAAtgtggaagaaaagaaaattttaatttatttggagTCATGTTTGCGACAAAAACAATTTTGAGCAAGTGTACTGGCCTAGTCCTTTTCATTTagttcttgtttctttttgtttgtaatggGTCTAATAAAAGCTGGTGTGTTTAGTAGGTGTGCATTTTGTAAATGGGCTGAGATGAATAATGGCCTATAACCCATGTAAGTTGTTGGAATGATTGTAGCCTGTTGGTATAAAAGGGTCCACGTATGTAATTGTAGGAGTTGTCTAGAACCTTGATcagtttgtgttttcttttcttagggGCTAGGTTGTCCTCGAAACAACCCAATCTGTTTTTCCCAAATTTCCATCAATACAATTTTACTACAATTTCTTTCGATTTTCATCTGAACCCAACCAATTATCATCCATCATTACTCAATTACTCAGTAAATTCCATAAGAAAAATTGTGTTCTTTTACCGTGtttgtatttagatttcaacTTGAATTTGAATGCTGTTTACTACTGTGTTTTCAGAGTAGCTTATTCAAAAATGGCGGAGGAGATATGCGGTTTGCTTCTTTCTGACATTGAAGGCTCAACATGTGATGGTCAGCTAAGCTGCTTTGACACTGTTTCTAGTGCTCCTATTCCTGAAGACCTTCGCTCAAGTTATTTGCAGGGTGCAGTGTCTGTTTTTACGTGCTTTCTTTCAGAGGTGGCTACATAGTTTCTACATCTTTAACGGCATATCGAATACTCATGGTCTTTGTGTGTTGTGAAGTTGAGGGTCTTTTGTTGTAAACTTGCTTCTTTACATCCCCTAGCCCGTTGTATTGCTCAGGGCAAAATGATCAAAATAACTTCATTCTACGAGATATTCTGCAGTTTTCTTggtaaaaaaaacccaacaagtAAATCTTCCAGCATGTCTTTAGATTTTAGGATTTTGAAGTCTTTTTGTTTGAATGTAATACATTGGAAGTGAGAAAAACACTGGTAGCTGTCTTGACGTATGGCATGAGTTCTGGTCAGCCACAAAGGAATTCAGAGAATCGTGATATAAATTGGAAACTGCATAGGATTACGGAAGACATTCAATTCAACAACTGATAAAGGAGCATGAACAATGTAATTTTCAGCCCCTTGCAATGATGGCAGCAACATCGTTCATGAAAACTCAGTGGTCATGCCTGTTGAGGTTCCTTAGTTTAGTGATGGCAATTGGGgtatattttttactatttaccTCAATACTTGGTTGTTCTGTTTtgtcctcttctttttttcttttatttttttgtaaaaaaataaaaaataaaaaataaaatcttcttcTGTTGTACCTAAAACAATAGAGAATAAAAACGAGCTGTAAGCACTAGGGCACATTCTCATAGCAGGGTAATGAAATATACTAAGGTCATTTCAAagttgatttaattaatttgcctTGTCAGGATATGCATCTAGTTGATTAGATCATTTGGATTGAGATTCTCTGAGAATTGCTTGGGCCAGCAACTTGCATAGAAAGATTAATAATTAGTCATATCATcataaagaaaagaacagaaacaaaaaaGCAAGAAAAGTTATAAAACCAAAGGGATGGTAAGTTACTCTGAAGGGTGGCTAACCGCCTTAGAACTTGCTTTTTAGAGGTGGCTGGAAATCCTCGTGGAGCTGGTTGACCACCCCCAATGCAGGTTAGAGGTGGCTGGATCCCTCCTAATGTGTTTTGCCGGGGTCTAACTATCAATTCACTTGCTCTCAAAAGCACGTGTTTTGGAATGTTTGGTCATCCCTTACCTATTCTAAGTATTAATCGTAACCATCTGCAATTtgcacatgtatatatatatacagttagCAAAAATCATTATCCGCATATGCGAATGTGGATTGCGTTTTTAGAATATGCGGAATAACCGCATCCacttactttatatatatatatatatatatatatatatatatatatatatatatatatatatatatatatatatatatatatatatatatatatatatattattttgctGGATTTGTAATATTGGATTTACATTTGAACAACTGCACTTGTaatttgtatgtatatatttttttgaataaacccatcatgtggtgtttgtattttctttgttatttttaagttgGAATGTGAAATCAAGATATGGATTTCATCTAAAACACTAAGACAtaccaaaaacactaaaatcaggatgaaactattttcaaaatcatttaaaataggcTATAATGAagactaaaaaaactaaaataggTTCAAAATGCCAATTACCCAATACgcagatagcggataataaccgtaTTCAATAATTGTAATAACTGCGCGGATGTGGTTAGTAATCGTATAATGTGGATGCAAATACCGAAAAGTAATAACTAAATTATGCGGATACGGATATGGgcaataaccgcatccgcatctACATGTACATCCCTACAAAATAGTTGATTGGGTGGTGGGACCATCCAAAATAacttcatcttttttcttttttttctttttttatttttttttatatttattgacatAATTTGTTTCCAACCGTTCATTATAAGGAAATGTTGAGATTGAGAAAATTGCAGAAACCCTATAGTTCTTAAGAATCCAATCTAAATCCTTTATTCTTTTGTGTTTCTGAAGGAGATGTTTAGTTTTCGGAATGCTATTTTAAGCTGAAAGTAAGATATATTAAAGAGAAATGCAATCTTAAGTGTCACAATCCGATGAGATTGTGACATATTTCCCAAAATGATAAATCTCATAAAATTATGATACATCAGGTTGGAatcaaattctagaaaaaaatgtttggatgcCTAGCATTCCTCTATATTAAAAGTGATGTGTTAAGTAGGTTCATTCTTAAGAACCAAATTTTCTTGCCACTTCTCTCTCTAGTTTTAGTGAGAGAAACTCTCAACCTTTTTCTTAGTGAAAATTTTCTTGAGAACCTCTGCCTCATTTGTGAGAGCCACTGGGGGAGGCGGTATGGCCCTTGCAGCCTCCGCTCCTCCAGCCGACATCCTTCACCATCGCTCGTGCTCACCACGTGCCATCTTAGAGTGCGTGTGTTGCAAGCATCCTTCGCCGGGAACTTTCTTCACTGGATGCCAAGATAGTGCTCCTCTTCGATGGATCCAATCACCACATCTTCAATGCTTACTTGTTGCTGCAGTAGGTGTTGTGTTGGTAGCtttacttttacttttgctGCGGCCAATCCAATGGGCTGATCCATTCATTTGGCCCATTACCaattgtttctaattttttttttcctgtactGTCGCGGTTATTAGGTGGCCCttcattttgtttattttctatttattataatcttctctttttttgtccttttcctTTCCCTAACTGAATaataagaaacaaagaaaaaagaagaagaaaggagaaagaagcTGAAAGTAAGACACAAAATAATGACGTTAAAACACAACCGTAGACATGGCCATCAATTCTCTACACGTCGGCTCTTTCCTATTGGTCATACTTCCCTTTGAGTTGTCTACTTCCAGTCTTCTTTTAATCCTCGTTTCATTGGAAGAAGTATGTCATTTATTAATTTTCTAAAATGAAATAATTCATTGGCCTATTCGTAGCTCAAAGAGGTAGAAATTAAATTATGGCCTCTTACTATCTTTACCACCTTTTGACTTTCGAGGACAAATGGACACCGTTAATGTAATATACACGACAGACAAGAAACTATcacttttataaataataataatttatatatatatatatatatatatatatatatatatatatatatatatatatatatatatatatatatatatatatatatttttttttttattttttatttttaatgtttgaaACATTTTAATATTAGAGCTTTTTCAGCAAATAGTgactattttagctattcaaaatataacatatatatatatatatatatatatatatatatatatatatatttttttttttttttttttcattttagctataagtttttaatataaacTCTAACAGATTATCTATTaaactttatactttctttaaatatttttttaatattttttttatttaaaaaaatatcgaGAGGAAGAGATGaaagattaaacaaaaaaaaaagaagaaaagaaagagaaaaaatatttattactgTTAATAACATTTGCATACTCAAGGAACCTTCGACTTGtaaaataaactatttttttaatagattttcctaattataaaaaaaatacatgtttaattaaggaaaaagatTTCTTTGGAATTGCTCTTTCAAACTAacttattaaattgatatttatctttaaaatatattattttcacatgaatttttaataatattattgaagtTAGGGGTGTACAAATTGTTATAACTgacggttattggctaaaaccgctaactgcTAACCGTCTAAGCGGTTATTGCATTTCACCAATcacaaccgctaaccgcctaagcGGATGCAGTTATTTTTATAATCGCCGATTAGCGATTATTGATTAGATAACTGGCAGTTGTATAACCGCTTTTGCAATCTGGGTTTTGGGCCCATTTTGGACCGGTTTTGGCCACTTTTTGGCGGGTTTTAGTGCATGTTTTaaatccaaaattcaaaatagtaacaaatcaaaatacaaatacatatccaaaacataacaaatccaaataaccaaatacaaatcaaatccaaaacatttacaattacaaatccaaatataaatccaaaacattacaaatccaaaattatatatacacacacgtaATATATAAGTGGTTATTTATAACCTTATAATCGCTAACCGCCTCTAACCGCTTTTGAAAGCTGTTATATGGTTATACAGTTATGCGGTTATAAGCCGTTAACGGTTTGAAATCGGTTATAACCACTTTGTTTGTACACTTCTAATTGAAGCatataatttttggaaaatgctatTTGTACTTCAGGTGCAAAACATGggtacaacaccccctcacatgggggtgaGCCTCACACACTGGAACCCATTATcatgtgaaggggtgttgtgtCCCTGTTGGGCACTTGAAGTGTAAATAACAAGCctcgtaattttttaaagagaaatgatctctaCACTAATTTTTCACAACAGCCCTACAACAAGCtaacgtggctggtaatattttatcattttttttgttttgttttgttttctttttgtaaaaaaataataaaatattactatcCACATTAGCTTGTTGTGGGATTGTTgagagaaatgagtgtaggggttatttatcttttttaaaaacatgaaaattTAATAAAGTGAATGAAAAGTTGAAAGAAATATTTGTCCTTTAAAcaatactaatttttttatttatttatttttctattagtCAGTGTAGTTCATTCTTCCTCGGTATGATTAACGATTATTTACCATTCACAAGATTAGATTTAGATTCCACTTTATTGTACCTTTCAAATCTAAACGAGCGAACCCACCCACGCCACCAGACTAAATGTTGGACCGTACGCAGCCAACTCAGACGGTCCCCGGTACTCACCACCCGTCCACGTCATCATCTTCCATCTCTCTTACACTGAcgcaaatctcaaaattcagaCACGAATAAACAAAATTCTATCTCCAACTCTTCTCTTCCAAGCGACGACCTATCTTCGCTCGCTCAAGGCCACGGGTTTTGAGACTCTgcgattctctctctctcgctggaATTCCTGAAGATGCGTCGCGCTGCGTCGAGGAAAACGGGTCAACCAAATTCAACACCGTCCGTCAATTCTTCGCCCGTGGATCTCTTCCGCTCCGGTATTCGATTTTTCTCTGTCTCTATCTGATCGCTTCCCCTCTGATTcagctttgtttgtttcttttagatttagtttttttttttttttttgaatttaattttaacttCCGGTAATTTTCTTCATGAGTTTTTATGATTGGAATTGGAATTATTTTGTGTGTCTGTGTTCAATTGATGTCCTGGATGATCTGTATTATTGGTGGCAGGTTAAcctttttgattttatttaatgaattcttaTTGCTTATCAGAACAAAAGGCAAACAAAAGCGCAACTGGACTTTTGTTTGTAGAGATGATCTATAATTATCATCAAtttatttactttctttttgatgcttaataaattatttGGCTTAAATTAATGAACACGGAGGGATGAGAAAGCATCAAGAGTTGGAAGAAAATGCCTTAATCGGGTGTTTGGTGGTACAGCAATTGAGCGGTATGATTTATTTAGTATCTTTAGTGTTTAACCATCAAGAACTTATTTAGAGCCACTGGCCAGGAAAGAATAAATTTAGAAGGAATGGGAGGACACCAAATACTTATTTGTAGGGTATCCTGTTTACTTAGCACAAAGCATCATCCGAAAGAAGGGTTTAACATTAAAAGAACTATTGGGTGATGAAACCTCTACTTCCCAAGAAATTTTGGATTTT carries:
- the LOC133862950 gene encoding nuclear pore complex protein NUP96: MDFDVGTSLEVVSQYKKRRIPHKTDFQSCKVLRGIEVILPNLRSADYYMKPCLKELAARELVDPGYCSRVLDFTIGRVGYGSVKYLGETDIRQLDLDDIVKFHRHEVVVYEDENAKPVVGQGLNKAAEVTLVLRVRSLGFEEGKLEMIGDTLRMSAERQGAHFISFDPANGEWKFLVQHFSRFGLSEDDEEDIVIDDATVAQNPVGVNGGEISDIDEEEHVGPNGVLLSHSLPAHLGLDPVRMREMKMLMFPDEEEEAEDFKEILTCQKPSFGKEYIRPLHNSTQRMSHRSSPPVARKTPLALLEYNHGSFDSNSPGAILMAPQNKGMLLKPIKPEGSGFKLDLKQETPVTGSHSRNIVDAGLFMGRSFRVGWGPNGILVHTGTPVGSNNSQRVLSSVINLEKVAIDRVVRDENNKVREELIEFAFDSPLNFHNEINHETKEVEVGSFKLRLLKLVSDRLMLSEICRRYGDMLERRLEVPGLTSSTRVVLSHQVMVWELIKVLFSNRENSLKLKSLGADNEEDMMQDMKEASSEVDLEALPLIRRAEYSLWLQETVCPRVQDTISSLNESNYLEHVFLLLTGRQLDAAVELAASKGDVRLACLLSQAGGSMVNRADVLRQLDLWRINKLDFSFIEKDRLRLYELLSGNIHGALHDVNIDWKRFLGLLMWYQLPPDTSLPVVFHAYQHLLVDGKAPYPVPVYIDEGPVEEVVKWGTEERFDFSYYLMLLHASEEGDFGYLKTMFTALSSTNDPLDYHMIWHQRAVLEAIGAITSNDLHVLDMGLVSQLLCLGKCHWAIYVILHMPYCEDFPYLHVNLIREILFQYCELWSSEESQTQFIENLGVPAAWLHEAMAVYFSYYGDFSKALEHFLQCAHWQKAHTIFITSVAHKLFLAAKHSEIWRLATSMEDQKSEIENWDLGAGIYISFYLLRSSLQEDNNTMSELDSFVSKNAACREFLGRLHESLTVLSGRLQVDARVAYSKMAEEICGLLLSDIEGSTCDGQLSCFDTVSSAPIPEDLRSSYLQGAVSVFTCFLSEVAT